One genomic window of Clostridium taeniosporum includes the following:
- a CDS encoding phosphoribosyltransferase: protein MFINRKDAGEKLSIRLKKFKDQNPIILAIPRGGIVTAYDTIKKYGFQWDLIIPRKIGSPNNKEIAIGAISLDGTYLLNEKYIDALNISKEYIEKEMCNQTEEIKKRLNKYKGNEKFPNVKDKTVIIIDDGIATGFTIQAAINSIKKHDAKKIILAIPVASQSIISLLEKIVDEVICIFVPYEFYAVGSYYENFEQTTDEEVFNIIHKLNNL from the coding sequence ATGTTTATAAATAGAAAAGATGCAGGAGAAAAGCTTTCTATAAGACTTAAAAAGTTTAAAGACCAAAATCCTATTATTCTTGCTATACCAAGGGGAGGAATAGTAACAGCTTATGACACTATTAAAAAATATGGATTTCAGTGGGATTTAATTATTCCAAGAAAAATCGGTTCCCCTAATAATAAAGAAATTGCTATTGGTGCTATCTCTTTAGACGGAACATATCTTTTAAATGAAAAATATATAGATGCTTTAAATATATCTAAAGAATACATAGAGAAAGAAATGTGTAATCAAACTGAAGAAATTAAAAAAAGATTAAATAAATATAAAGGAAATGAAAAATTCCCTAATGTAAAAGATAAAACAGTAATAATTATTGACGATGGAATTGCAACTGGTTTTACAATACAAGCTGCTATAAATTCCATAAAAAAACATGATGCAAAAAAAATCATTTTAGCTATACCAGTAGCATCGCAGTCTATAATTTCTCTATTAGAAAAAATTGTAGATGAAGTTATATGTATATTTGTACCTTATGAATTTTATGCTGTAGGCTCATATTATGAAAACTTTGAGCAAACTACTGATGAAGAAGTCTTTAATATAATACATAAATTAAATAACTTATAA
- a CDS encoding carbohydrate ABC transporter permease, with the protein MKGKKSLLLSCFFWGSGQFFICKQKIKGLIFFVMQLLFIGIELYSGFWIEWGQGLVPNFTIRLHGGFFTKGIWGLITLGKKVGGKYGDHSSMLLINGVIASILIAIFILIYVWNLKDAYSTGKKIDETKKYITSKEFFKHLYSTKFPYIILTPIAIMFVFIVVMPILFSILTAFLNYNRDHLPPGNLLSWVGFENFKKLFTVPIWSKTFFKVLIWNIIWTFVSTFSSYFLGVFQALILNNKSVKYKKVFRTILILPWAIPPIISLMVFRNLLNGQFGPINQMLINMGIISDKIPFLSDPILAKIMVIVVNLWVSFPMFMVMILGVLSNVDNSIYDAAAIDGANKIQVFKKITMPLIFLATTPNLIMSLAANFNAFGAIYFLTQGGPLNSELQFAGDTDILISWIYKLTLNQQMYNMAAVMSVLIFILIGGFSFWKFKNTVTFKEL; encoded by the coding sequence ATGAAAGGTAAAAAGTCACTTCTATTATCCTGCTTTTTTTGGGGAAGTGGACAATTTTTTATTTGTAAACAGAAAATAAAGGGATTAATATTTTTTGTTATGCAATTACTATTTATAGGAATTGAATTATATAGTGGTTTTTGGATTGAATGGGGACAAGGATTAGTTCCTAATTTTACTATTAGATTACATGGAGGTTTTTTTACCAAAGGGATATGGGGTTTAATAACACTTGGAAAAAAGGTGGGTGGAAAATATGGAGATCATTCATCTATGTTATTAATTAACGGTGTTATAGCTAGTATATTAATTGCAATATTTATTTTAATTTATGTATGGAATTTAAAAGATGCTTATAGTACAGGCAAAAAAATCGATGAAACAAAAAAATATATAACATCTAAAGAGTTTTTTAAGCATTTATATAGTACAAAATTTCCGTATATTATACTAACTCCAATTGCTATAATGTTTGTATTTATAGTAGTTATGCCAATATTATTTTCTATATTAACAGCTTTTTTAAATTATAATAGAGATCATCTTCCACCAGGAAATTTGTTAAGCTGGGTAGGATTTGAAAATTTCAAAAAATTATTTACTGTGCCAATATGGTCAAAAACATTTTTTAAGGTATTAATTTGGAATATAATATGGACATTTGTGTCAACCTTTTCAAGTTATTTTTTAGGGGTATTTCAAGCATTAATATTAAATAATAAATCAGTAAAATATAAGAAAGTATTTCGTACAATTTTAATTTTACCGTGGGCAATACCACCTATTATTTCACTTATGGTATTTAGAAATTTATTAAATGGACAGTTTGGACCTATAAATCAGATGCTAATTAACATGGGAATTATTTCTGACAAGATACCATTTTTATCAGATCCAATACTAGCAAAGATAATGGTTATAGTGGTTAATCTATGGGTTAGTTTCCCAATGTTTATGGTTATGATATTAGGAGTATTATCTAATGTAGATAATAGTATTTATGATGCAGCAGCTATAGATGGTGCTAATAAAATACAAGTATTCAAGAAAATCACTATGCCACTTATATTTCTTGCAACAACTCCAAATCTTATTATGAGTTTGGCTGCAAATTTTAATGCTTTTGGTGCAATTTATTTCTTAACACAAGGTGGACCATTAAATTCTGAACTTCAATTTGCTGGAGATACTGATATCTTAATTTCTTGGATATATAAATTAACATTAAATCAACAGATGTATAATATGGCAGCTGTTATGAGTGTATTAATTTTTATATTAATTGGTGGATTTTCTTTTTGGAAATTTAAAAATACTGTAACATTTAAAGAATTATAG
- a CDS encoding GreA/GreB family elongation factor: MNNTLTEENMKKLQEELEYRLTVKRAEIAKEKLIAAAHGDRSENAEYKEACANYRENDNRIQYLMTMISTATVIDDNSINKSVLGINSKAKIRFVEEDDEDTITLVTTMDLDPENMLISIESDLGKALMGQKAGDIVEVDAPGEKYTVEVLEIL; encoded by the coding sequence ATGAATAATACATTAACAGAAGAAAATATGAAAAAATTGCAAGAAGAATTGGAATATAGATTAACAGTAAAAAGAGCTGAAATAGCAAAAGAAAAATTAATCGCTGCTGCTCATGGTGACAGATCAGAAAATGCAGAATATAAAGAAGCTTGTGCAAATTATAGAGAAAATGATAATAGAATCCAATACTTAATGACTATGATTTCAACAGCAACTGTTATAGATGATAATAGTATAAATAAATCTGTACTTGGAATAAATAGTAAAGCAAAAATTAGATTTGTAGAAGAAGATGATGAAGATACTATAACATTAGTAACTACTATGGATTTAGATCCTGAAAATATGCTTATAAGCATAGAATCAGATTTAGGAAAAGCATTAATGGGACAAAAAGCTGGTGACATAGTTGAAGTTGATGCTCCAGGTGAAAAATACACAGTAGAAGTATTAGAAATTTTATAG
- a CDS encoding maltose ABC transporter substrate-binding protein gives MRKRIKLIFLPFLIVTLMVSLISCRNREIPFDDDDSELEETSELKPEKGAELVYWTDDLDFGQAIAKSFEEKYKVKVNVQKVGLDSMDKMMLDAPTGNGADVFMAANDNFSKGKDSGIFAKIRPSVKKQIGEVTNETALKTVTSDGELYGVPVSIESYALLYNKDLVKGKPAETFEQIEEEANKYNDKNNNKFWFLTIATDGYSAYPFLSVDGFRLFGEDGNDGDNPGFNTKEFEKGLEAISKLKKIIPIESEDLKLQASTFLEQNFKNGKTAYYPIGPNAIKELKKSGVNFGITKLPTYKGKPMRAFSVVQNAHISAYTKYPNASQLFAQYLVSKEAAALLYSKAYKITSRKDISNIDGIKDDEYMKVYADQFNNTDPIPSIKRISYFWTIMESTLGSVFDGNITPKEAAKKIQKDFDALVQSE, from the coding sequence ATGAGGAAGAGAATAAAATTAATATTTTTACCATTTTTGATAGTTACATTAATGGTTTCTTTAATATCATGTAGAAATAGAGAAATACCTTTTGATGATGATGATTCAGAATTAGAAGAAACATCAGAATTAAAGCCAGAAAAAGGTGCAGAATTAGTATATTGGACAGATGATTTAGACTTTGGACAAGCAATAGCTAAATCTTTTGAAGAAAAATATAAAGTAAAAGTTAATGTCCAAAAGGTTGGATTGGATTCAATGGACAAGATGATGCTAGATGCACCAACTGGTAATGGAGCTGATGTATTTATGGCAGCTAATGATAATTTTTCAAAAGGAAAGGATTCAGGGATTTTTGCTAAAATTAGACCGTCAGTAAAAAAGCAAATAGGAGAAGTAACTAATGAAACAGCTTTAAAAACTGTTACCAGTGATGGTGAACTGTATGGAGTACCAGTTTCAATTGAAAGTTATGCTTTGTTATATAACAAAGATTTAGTGAAAGGAAAACCAGCTGAAACATTTGAGCAAATTGAAGAAGAAGCTAATAAGTATAATGATAAAAATAATAATAAGTTTTGGTTTTTAACTATTGCTACTGATGGTTATTCAGCTTATCCATTTTTAAGTGTAGATGGATTTAGATTGTTTGGAGAAGATGGTAACGATGGAGATAATCCAGGTTTTAATACTAAAGAATTTGAAAAAGGATTAGAAGCTATATCAAAACTTAAAAAAATTATTCCAATTGAATCAGAGGATTTAAAATTACAAGCAAGTACTTTTTTAGAACAGAATTTTAAAAATGGAAAAACAGCATACTATCCAATAGGGCCAAATGCTATAAAGGAATTGAAAAAATCAGGTGTTAATTTTGGAATTACCAAGTTACCAACTTATAAAGGAAAACCAATGAGAGCATTTAGTGTTGTACAAAATGCACATATTTCAGCATATACAAAATATCCAAATGCATCACAACTTTTTGCACAGTATTTGGTTTCTAAAGAAGCAGCTGCTCTTTTGTATAGCAAAGCATATAAAATAACTTCAAGAAAGGATATATCTAATATAGATGGTATTAAAGATGATGAATATATGAAAGTATATGCAGATCAATTTAATAATACAGATCCAATACCATCAATTAAAAGAATATCATATTTTTGGACAATAATGGAGAGCACATTAGGCTCTGTATTCGATGGTAATATAACTCCTAAGGAGGCAGCAAAAAAAATCCAAAAAGATTTTGATGCACTTGTACAAAGTGAATAA
- a CDS encoding alpha-amylase family glycosyl hydrolase, which produces MKSINKDVYILGENWDNSYPWLQGDQFDAVMNYEFTRPVWNFFRDNSDEETKYDSEKFKLSISKLLTDYPKNITKNMFNLLDSHDTARIFDIVGKNTEVAKLAYVFMMTFPGCPCIYYGSEIGIDGDEHSNRKCMIWDESKQNKELFSTVKKLINLRKKYKSFNTENMKWINTKENLNIVLYKKSTDEENLYVVFNNSPNEVDLLLPDEMKQSEYIDCYSDKIIKLQEKSLIKPYEFKLLLKRQ; this is translated from the coding sequence ATAAAAAGCATAAATAAAGATGTATATATATTAGGAGAAAATTGGGATAATTCTTATCCTTGGCTTCAAGGAGATCAATTTGATGCTGTTATGAATTATGAATTTACAAGACCAGTTTGGAATTTCTTTAGAGACAATAGTGATGAAGAAACTAAGTATGATTCAGAAAAGTTTAAACTTTCTATTAGTAAGCTTTTAACTGATTATCCAAAGAATATAACTAAAAATATGTTTAATTTATTAGATAGTCATGACACAGCAAGAATTTTTGATATTGTAGGAAAAAATACTGAAGTTGCAAAATTAGCTTATGTTTTTATGATGACATTTCCAGGATGTCCTTGTATTTATTATGGAAGCGAAATAGGAATAGATGGTGATGAGCATTCTAATCGTAAATGTATGATTTGGGATGAAAGTAAACAAAATAAGGAGTTATTTTCTACTGTAAAGAAATTAATTAATCTTAGAAAGAAATATAAGTCTTTTAATACAGAAAATATGAAGTGGATTAATACTAAAGAAAATCTAAATATTGTTTTGTATAAGAAGTCAACAGATGAAGAAAATTTATATGTGGTATTTAATAATTCACCTAATGAAGTAGATTTATTATTACCTGATGAAATGAAACAAAGTGAATATATAGATTGTTATTCAGATAAAATAATAAAATTACAAGAAAAATCATTAATAAAACCATATGAATTTAAATTACTATTAAAGAGACAATAA
- a CDS encoding sugar ABC transporter permease, whose translation MKKKITTVLLHLELIIMSLLILIPVFWIVKSSFNKDGGLSSASLMQTEFTLNNYKRLFSETNYALWFYNTLKIAIISSVVSVILILITAWIISRFNFRGKKQGLLTIMILSMFPTFLSMTAIYTLFLSLGLIGKPISLILVYSIGAIPYNTWLVKGYLDGIPMSIDEAAYIDGCSKIKTFFKIILPMSKPIITYCAVSQFMFPWMDYILPNILLSNDNTRTVAIGLFALINGKESINFTMFAAGSVLIAIPITIVFIIFQRYLVQGVTAGADKG comes from the coding sequence ATGAAGAAAAAGATTACAACAGTCCTTTTGCATTTGGAATTAATAATTATGTCACTTTTGATATTAATTCCTGTATTCTGGATTGTTAAGTCTTCATTTAATAAAGATGGTGGACTTTCATCAGCATCATTGATGCAAACTGAATTTACATTAAATAATTATAAGAGATTATTTTCAGAAACAAATTATGCATTATGGTTCTATAATACTTTAAAGATAGCAATTATTAGTTCAGTAGTATCTGTAATATTAATTTTAATAACTGCGTGGATTATATCAAGATTTAACTTTAGAGGAAAGAAACAAGGATTATTAACTATTATGATTTTATCAATGTTTCCAACTTTTTTATCTATGACAGCTATATATACTTTATTTCTATCATTAGGATTGATTGGAAAACCTATATCATTGATTTTAGTATATTCCATTGGAGCTATTCCTTATAATACATGGCTTGTAAAAGGATATTTAGATGGTATACCAATGTCAATAGATGAAGCGGCATATATAGATGGATGTTCTAAGATTAAAACCTTTTTTAAAATAATACTTCCAATGTCTAAGCCAATTATAACTTATTGTGCAGTATCACAATTTATGTTCCCTTGGATGGATTATATTTTACCAAATATTTTATTATCTAATGATAATACAAGAACAGTAGCAATTGGATTATTTGCTTTAATTAATGGAAAAGAAAGTATTAACTTTACAATGTTTGCAGCAGGATCAGTATTAATAGCTATACCTATTACTATTGTATTTATTATTTTTCAAAGATACTTGGTACAAGGTGTTACAGCAGGAGCTGATAAAGGTTAA
- a CDS encoding ECF transporter S component translates to MKNKKMMKLMQTSILAALCFVSFTFLQIKIPVPGGDATSLHIGNAFCVLAALLLGGGYGGLAGAVGMTIADILDPVYILGAPKTFVLKFCIGLITGIIAHKYAKIDRSNDKKYIFKWSIIAAICGLIFNVIFDPIVGYFYKQYILGQPQQMASVLAKLSAFTTFINAIVSVILVSFIYNSIRPILIKSDLLITK, encoded by the coding sequence ATGAAAAATAAAAAGATGATGAAGTTAATGCAAACTTCTATACTTGCAGCATTATGTTTTGTGTCATTTACATTTCTTCAAATTAAAATTCCAGTACCAGGGGGAGATGCTACTTCATTACATATAGGAAATGCTTTTTGTGTACTTGCAGCATTGCTTCTTGGTGGAGGGTACGGTGGACTAGCTGGAGCTGTTGGGATGACAATAGCAGATATATTAGACCCTGTATATATTTTAGGAGCACCAAAAACATTTGTATTAAAATTTTGTATTGGTTTAATAACAGGAATTATAGCTCATAAATATGCCAAAATAGATAGGAGTAATGATAAAAAATATATATTTAAATGGAGCATTATTGCTGCTATTTGTGGTTTGATATTTAATGTTATTTTTGATCCTATAGTTGGATATTTTTATAAACAATATATATTAGGACAACCACAACAAATGGCTTCTGTTTTAGCAAAGTTAAGTGCGTTTACTACATTTATTAATGCTATAGTATCGGTTATTTTAGTTAGCTTTATATATAATTCTATAAGACCAATTTTAATAAAATCAGATCTATTAATAACTAAATAA
- a CDS encoding alpha amylase N-terminal ig-like domain-containing protein, with the protein MNLSSIIHEPKSSYCYAYNNDTIHIRLRTAKNEIKKVLLLAVDPFNWVPRKENPQIYEFEIDSIVKNKMEKEQVTELYDCWFAELKGIQWGRIKYCFIVENNNEKFIIGSHDRIKYEGNKKDLYDLSNYFNYPYINEEDLYTCPEWVSETVWYQIFPERFSKGKTHSKKDFIPWGNDDIDGAYKKFGGNLNGVIDKLDYIKETGFSGIYFNPIFESPSSHKYDTTNYYKIDPEFGDNETFKILVEEAHKRGIKVMLDGVFNHCGFLHPFWQDVCKNGIKSKYYDCFYILDPSKPIVQGDLKNGLPQECSREKLNYRTFAFTQSMPKWNTKNKIVRDYLIDVGCYWVKNYNIDGWRLDVSNEVSHDFWREFRKK; encoded by the coding sequence ATGAACTTATCTTCAATAATACATGAGCCTAAAAGCTCATACTGTTATGCATATAATAATGATACTATTCATATACGTTTAAGAACTGCAAAAAATGAAATAAAAAAGGTATTACTTTTAGCTGTAGACCCCTTTAATTGGGTTCCAAGAAAAGAAAACCCTCAAATATATGAGTTTGAAATAGATTCTATTGTAAAAAATAAAATGGAAAAAGAGCAAGTTACAGAATTATATGATTGCTGGTTTGCAGAACTAAAAGGAATTCAATGGGGAAGAATTAAATATTGCTTTATTGTAGAAAATAATAATGAAAAATTTATTATTGGAAGTCATGATAGAATTAAGTACGAAGGAAATAAAAAAGATCTTTATGATTTAAGTAATTATTTTAATTATCCATATATAAATGAAGAAGATTTATATACATGTCCAGAATGGGTTTCAGAAACAGTATGGTATCAAATTTTTCCAGAAAGATTTTCTAAAGGAAAAACTCACAGTAAAAAAGATTTTATTCCATGGGGAAATGATGATATAGATGGTGCCTATAAGAAATTTGGTGGAAATCTTAATGGAGTAATAGATAAATTAGATTATATTAAAGAAACAGGATTTAGTGGAATTTATTTTAATCCTATTTTTGAATCACCAAGTTCCCATAAATATGATACAACTAATTATTATAAAATAGATCCTGAATTTGGAGATAATGAAACATTTAAAATTTTAGTAGAAGAGGCCCATAAACGAGGAATAAAGGTAATGTTAGATGGAGTGTTTAATCATTGCGGATTTCTTCATCCTTTTTGGCAAGATGTGTGTAAAAATGGAATAAAGTCTAAATATTATGATTGCTTTTATATTTTAGATCCATCAAAGCCAATAGTTCAAGGAGATTTAAAAAATGGATTGCCACAGGAGTGTTCTAGAGAAAAATTAAATTATCGTACATTTGCTTTCACACAAAGTATGCCAAAATGGAACACTAAAAATAAAATAGTAAGAGATTATCTAATTGATGTAGGATGTTATTGGGTTAAAAATTATAATATAGATGGATGGAGATTAGATGTATCCAATGAAGTCTCACATGATTTTTGGAGAGAATTTAGAAAAAAATAA